A stretch of DNA from Phaenicophaeus curvirostris isolate KB17595 chromosome 29, BPBGC_Pcur_1.0, whole genome shotgun sequence:
GAGGCATTTCCAGTCGGATAGAGGTTACGAGAGCAAAGGGCAGGAGCTGACTGGCAGATAAAGAGAAATGTGGAGAGCACTGGGGCTGCGGAACGTGCCTGGGACCAGATCTTTGGCAGGCTCTTTGGCTTCGGGCTCCATCGTCCTTTGACATTGTCGGAATGTGTTTTCCCGGTCCCCGCAGCCATGGGCAGCGAGCACCAAGCTGGATTTGTCTTCTTGGAAAGATGGACATCGAAGGAAACCAGAGAGGGAGCGCGTAAACACGGGAATGCTGGACGCAGCTCCGAGCCGGGGGCTTTAGGATCAAATATCCCATAGCTGGCAAGGCTGGGAAGAGATCTCCCCTCTCGTTTTGCCAAATTAGAACAACTCCGCAGCTCTTTCCTCTTCCCGTGTGCCAGGAGGGACAGTGGGGCAAGGGTTAGGGTGGTAGGAGAagggctgcagctcctccaTCGCGTCCCTAAccgggaaaaaaaattatctggcCGTAAGGAGAGCCGTCCCGCAGCTTGGCAGGAGAACAGTTTATGCCCTACAGTTTATCTGGATGCTTTATCGGTTTATTCTAACAGGTGTGAATTAACTCCGGGGAAAGGCGAGGATGgcggggaaagaaaaacagggcGCGTGCCAGAAAGTGGTGGGTAAACAAGCTCCGGATCCGAAGGACAACGGAGACAACCCTGAACAAAAACACCTCCCTTTTCCTCCGGCGGGGTGGGGAGGGCTTGAAAACCCCAGTTTTCCAACCCTGCTTCGTTGGGTGGCTCCAAAAAGACATTGTTTGCCTGtttcctcccctcccagtgtTTTCCTGAACTGGAAAAGCACGGAGGGCTTTGAAAACTAAGCCCTGTTGGGGCTGCGCAGCAAAAACCATCTAGGAAGGAAAAACCGAGGGTTTCTCCGAGTCAAAAGCCTCCTCCGAGGGCAACACAACATTCCCTGCTCCCCAAATCCCAGCTGGAAAACAGGGACAAGGGGTCTGCCTGCCAGGCAGGttggcaggattttttttccaccccccccccacccttAGACTTGAGACTAAAATTCATTTTCTATGGTGAACAGTGAGGAACATCTGGATATTTCGATcctaaaataaacatttgaCTCAGTTTTTGTGTCCCCCCTGCGCCGGGCGATGGCTCGAAGGACCCCGAAgcaccaggaggaggaggggggtcAGGCTTCCCTTTTAGTAGCGGGACACATCGAGAGGGACATTTCTGGGAAGAGTCCCCAAAAATCTAGGAAGGGTCCCCAAAAATCTAGGAAGAGTCCCCAAAAGTCTAGGAAGAGTCCCCCAAATCTAAGAAGGGTCCCAAAAATGTAGGAAGGGTCCCCAAAATCTAAGAAGGGTCTCCAAAAATCTAAGAAGGGTCCTCAAAATCTAAGAAGGGTCCCAAAAATCTAGGAAGAGTCCTAAAAATCTAGGAAGGGTCCCCGAAGATAAGAAAGGTCCCCAAAATGTAGGAGGGGTCCCTAAATCAAAGAAGGGTCCCCAAAAATCTAAGAAGGGTCCCAGAAATCTAAGAAGGGTCCCCAAAAAATCTAGGAAGGGTCTTAAAAATCTAGGAAGGGTCCCCGAAGATCTAGGAAGGGTCCCCGAAGATAAGAAAGGTCCCCAAAATGTAGGAGGGGTCCCTAAATCGAAGAAGGGTCCCCAAAAATCTAAGAAGGGTCCTCAAAAAATCTAGGAAGGGTCTTAAAAATCTAGGAAGGGTCCCCGAAGATAAGAAAGGTCCCCAAAATGTAGGAGGGGTCCCTAAATCGAAGAAGGGTCCCCAAAAATCTAAGAAGGGTCCCAGAAATCTAAGGAGGGTCCCCAAATCTTAGCTAAGAAGGGTCCCCAGAATGTAGGAAGGGTCCCCAAAATCTGGTGGGTGCCTCTTTGTGGTGTCTCGGGGGGCTTCGAGAAGCGTTAGAAGCGggggacaccccccaccccagaaggagggggggggggggcagggtcAGGCTtggctccccagccccaaatcCCTCTTCGTTTACCCCAAAAAacgtggggggggggggggcaagagGGGAACatgagggggggtggggggtggaaaTGCCCCCCCCAGGCTGAGCTGGGGGGTTGCTGACGGGGTAAAAAGGGCACCAGCCGCCGTGCCAAGCCgctcccagtttccccagtaCAGTACGGCCCTGCCCAGCAGCGCTCATACTGGGCACGGCGCCCACAAcaaccgcccccccccccccccaaaaccccaaactgggaaCATTACGTCCCGTTCCCGCCTTCCCATTGGCCGCCGCCGCCTCGGTCCCGCCCCCTCGCGCTCCCCATTGGTCCCCTCGGCTGTCAATCACCCGCCCCCCGCCGGCGCGCGGCTCTCccgcctccccccccgccccaactCACACGCTGTCCACGCTCCGCGGGCCGCGCGCTGATTGGCCGGCGGCGCCGTAAACAAGGCGCCGGCAGCCAATGGGGGCGCTGATCACGCGAGCCGCACGCCGGGCCACGCGCCCTCGGCGTGCGCCCCTCGCAGCAACAGGCGCGGGCGGGGGcgcgcggggaggggggcggaGGCTATAAAAGGGGCGGCGGCGGAGGGGCCGCCTCGCACAGCGCTGAGCGGAGCTGGCGGCGGCGCTTCCTGCTCCGGCTCTCCCGAACAAAGCCTCCCAGCGCCTTTTTAGGCACGAATCGCCCTCATTTAGCgacttcttttcttaaaatagactttttttGGCTCGAATTACCTGCTTAGGGACTTTTTTCGCCCTAAAATCGACTTTTTTGCCTCAAATCAGCCTGTTTGAGGACTTTTTTGGGTACTAGAATCGCCTGTTTGGGCTCAAATCAGCCTGTTTaaggactttttttcctaaaattgcCTTTTATTGGCTCAAATCAGCCTGTTTaaggactttttttcctaaaattgcCTTTTATTGGCTCAAATCAGCCTGTTTAAGGACTTTTGGTTGGTTCAAATCACCTTATTTGGCTCAAATTTGCCTCCTTTAGggacttttttcctcttttttggCTCAAGTTAGCCTGCTTtagagactttttttcctcaaattgCCTTTTTTTGGCTCAAATCAGCCACTTTTAGGGGCTTCTTGACCCTCCCTGAGGGAAAAGGCCACTCGGGTCCTGCCCCGTGGAGCCCCTCGCTGCGCCCCCAGAGCAAGCGTCCTCGCTCCTCGAAGCCATGGTGATGTTCAAGAAGGTGAAGACCTTCCTGATGGCCTTCAGCGAGCCCGAGAAGGTTTACTGCAGCGGGGAGAAGGTGGCCGGGCGCGTGGTGGTGGAGGTGGCCGAAGTCACCCGCGTCAACGCTGTCAAGGTGCTGGCGTGCGGCGTGGCCAAGGTCAACTGGGCCAAGGGGCCGCAGCAGTGCAAGCAGGAGATGGAGTACCTGCGCTTCGAGGATGTCCTCACCCTGGAGGAACAGCCCACGGGTGAGGATCTAGGGCTGGGAGATGAGAATTGGGGAGAAGAAGGTACTTGATGAGTGATACCTTGGGTCTTGGGTCtcctcagcctggaggagcagCCCACGGGTGAGGATCCAAGGTTGGGAGATGGGAATTAAGGAGAAGAACGTGGTTGATGAGTGATACCTTGGGTCTTGGGTCTCCTCAGTCTGGAGGAGCCAAGGCTGGGAGATGAGAACTGGGGAGAAGGTGCTTGTTGAGTGGTACCTTGggtctcttcagcctggaggagcagCCCATGGGTGAGGATCCAAGGCTGGGAGGTGGGAACTGGGGAGAAGAAGATGCGCAGTGAGTGACGGCTGCTCTGGATGGTTGGGTTTTGGTCTCAGAGTTGGTGAGAAGGTGCCTGTTGAGTAGCAGCTTCTCCTGGTGGTTGGTTTCGTGTCTCCtcaggctggaggagcagcctGCTGGTgaggatgtggggctgggagaagggagTTGGGGAGAAGAAGTTGTCCTTGAGTGGTGTCTCGAGTTTCTCGGTTGTCCCACGGGGATGTGCATCGCTTGGGGTCGCTCTGCAGTGAGGAACCAGGGTGTCCCACCAGTGTCTGGTCTCTGGTTTGGGATAAAAGGAAGGAGGAACGAGCAAGTTTGGGGAAAGTTGTGGACGGATAGCGATGTTCAGAGTTCAGAAGCTGAGGAGAAAcgcaggaggtggaggagccaCCTGCCAGAGAGCACAGAAACCGTGAGATGTTGGTGTGGGGTGGTTTGTGCCCACAAGGAGAGAACTTGGGAGTTGACCTCGGCCTGAGGATGGAGTGTGGGATGGAAGGTGGTCAGGAAGCTCAGGTCTGGACGCTCCTGGGCATAGAGAACTCCCAGGTTGGctccagggaggggagggatggcAGCTGGCGGCGTCCCAGGAGATAAGCGGGGTGACGCGCAGCCTAGGAGATACGGGACTGCCGGAAACGAAGTTGCTGCTCCAAAGTGCACAAAGTAGGATCAGGGTGTGGTGGCAGAGGGAACGGGGAGCCAAGCGCGACGGGACAGAGCGTCCCGGCTTGGGATGGGGACGTAGAAAGGAGAAGCGAGATACGAGGCAGAGGGTTCTGAGGCTACTCGTGGGGGCGGCTCTTCCCAAAGAGCTGATGCAGCGCTCGCCCCCATCGCCACCTGCGTAAGCAGAACGGAGGATCACGCTTAAGAACAAACCCAGGCGGCTCAGCTAAcgtttcccttcttttcttttcccagatgGGGATGGCTCTGTAATCCTGAGACCCGGCAACAAATACGAGTACAAGTTCGGATTCGAGCTTCCCCAGGGGTGAGTACGGGACAAACGCTGCCTCccgaaacaaaaccagaagggGTTGCTAGGGAGAATCTTCTCGCTGATGAAAAGTGTGTAACAAGTGTCTCTCTCCGTAGCCCGCTGGGAACCTCCTTCAAGGGAAAGTACGGCTGTGTGGATTACTGGGTGAAAGCCTTCCTGGAGCGCCCGTCCTATCCCACTCAGGAGATAAAGAAGCGCTTTGAGGTGATGGATCCTGTTGACGTGAACACTCCGGAATTGCTGGTGAGTGCTGCTTTACTCAGAGAGGTTCAGCTGGTGTTGGGAGAGAGAAAAGCCCTTCGGCAGGGTCAATGCGACCTCTGGCATTAAGACTCCCCTAATAGGCTTTAGTGCTGAGCGTGGATTAATTACCTAGTTCTTGAGAAGTCCTAATTACTTCTAGAAACTTACACTCGGGCAGATACAACGAGctgtttgttctgctttcaCTGGAAGGTTTTGGGGAACCGAGAGTTTGTGTTGTGAAataagaggaaggaaggagcgGGGTGGGAACAGCAGGCAAGGGCTGCCCTAGGTAACAATCGTGTCTCTCCGCAGTCCCCGGTCGCTGccaagaaggagaagaaggtgTCCTGCATGTTCATTCCCGATGGACGCGTGTCTGTGAGCGCTCAGATCGACAGGAAGGGGTTCTGTGAAGGTAAGAGCTTCTCTGGGCCCTGCAGCGGGAGAGCATCGGGGATGGCACGGCTCAAACGGGCTTCCCGTGAGGGAAAAGGGTGAACCATCCTAAACACCCAGCGTGGTTCTCTCCACAGGCGATGAGATCTGCATCAACGCCGACTTCGAGAACACGTGCTCGCGCATCGTGGTGCCCAAGGCGGCCATCGTGGCCAAGCACACCTACCTGGCCAACGGGCAGACCAAGGTCTTCACCCAGAAACTCTCCTGCGTCCGGGGAAACCACATCATCTCCGGCATGTCTGACTCCTGGCGCGGCAAAACCATCCGCGTCAAGAAGCTCAAACCCTccatcctgggctgcaacaTCCTGCGCGTCGAGTATTTCCTGCAGGTGAGCGGCTGGCGTTGctcttcttcttcctcaacT
This window harbors:
- the TXNIP gene encoding thioredoxin-interacting protein — protein: MVMFKKVKTFLMAFSEPEKVYCSGEKVAGRVVVEVAEVTRVNAVKVLACGVAKVNWAKGPQQCKQEMEYLRFEDVLTLEEQPTDGDGSVILRPGNKYEYKFGFELPQGPLGTSFKGKYGCVDYWVKAFLERPSYPTQEIKKRFEVMDPVDVNTPELLSPVAAKKEKKVSCMFIPDGRVSVSAQIDRKGFCEGDEICINADFENTCSRIVVPKAAIVAKHTYLANGQTKVFTQKLSCVRGNHIISGMSDSWRGKTIRVKKLKPSILGCNILRVEYFLQIYVSVPGSKKIILELPLVIGSRSGIGSRSSSMASQASSEMSWVDLNLPDAPEAPPCYLDIVPEDHRLESPTTPLLDDSDGFDSPIFMYAPEFKFMPPPTYTEVDPCVANNNVQ